Proteins from a single region of Candidatus Methylacidiphilales bacterium:
- the prfB gene encoding peptide chain release factor 2 — MCPIFRAGCASSGGFFDPASLKTRLAELESKMAEPGFWDRREEAQKIMEEANQLRDKTNRFTAIEKRIGDLAVLQEMAAEEGTDTAEHEFEQEYAATAREFDELEVQFLLSGPHDAANAILSLHAGAGGTEACDWSNMLLRMFQRFGERKKFKVSILDILAGEEAGVKSVTLMIEGHNAYGYLKAETGVHRLVRISPFNAAGKRQTSFASVDVVAEIDDEIEIEVADKDIRVDVYRAGGHGGQGVNTTDSAVRITHMPSGLVVTCQNERSQIKNKASAMKVLKSRLYEIEMDKKRAELEKHYSEKGEIGWGRQIRSYVLQPYQMVKDLRTGEQTSDVQDVLDGGLDAFISAFLKGKKRTDIDDDDVE; from the coding sequence ATTTGCCCGATCTTCAGAGCCGGCTGCGCCAGCTCGGGAGGTTTCTTTGACCCGGCGAGCCTGAAAACCCGGCTGGCGGAGCTGGAATCCAAAATGGCCGAGCCCGGTTTCTGGGACCGCCGTGAAGAAGCCCAGAAAATCATGGAGGAAGCCAACCAGCTCCGTGACAAAACCAACCGCTTTACCGCCATCGAAAAACGGATCGGAGACCTGGCTGTTTTGCAGGAAATGGCGGCCGAGGAAGGTACTGACACCGCCGAGCACGAGTTCGAACAGGAATACGCCGCGACGGCGAGAGAGTTCGACGAGCTGGAAGTGCAATTCCTGTTGTCGGGCCCCCATGACGCGGCCAATGCCATCTTGAGCCTCCACGCCGGCGCGGGCGGGACCGAGGCCTGCGACTGGTCGAACATGCTGCTGCGGATGTTCCAGCGCTTCGGCGAGCGGAAAAAATTCAAGGTCAGCATTCTCGACATTCTGGCCGGTGAAGAAGCCGGGGTGAAGAGCGTGACCCTGATGATCGAGGGCCATAACGCCTACGGCTATCTGAAGGCCGAGACTGGTGTGCATAGACTTGTTAGAATATCGCCCTTCAACGCCGCGGGGAAGCGCCAGACTTCGTTTGCGTCGGTGGATGTGGTTGCGGAAATCGATGACGAGATCGAGATCGAGGTGGCCGACAAGGACATTCGCGTGGATGTGTATCGCGCCGGCGGGCATGGCGGGCAGGGGGTCAACACCACCGACTCGGCGGTTCGGATCACCCATATGCCGTCTGGCCTCGTGGTGACCTGCCAGAACGAGCGGTCGCAAATCAAAAACAAGGCGTCTGCGATGAAGGTTTTGAAATCGCGCCTGTATGAAATCGAGATGGATAAGAAACGGGCCGAGTTGGAAAAACATTATAGTGAAAAAGGCGAGATCGGCTGGGGCCGGCAGATCCGTTCCTATGTGCTGCAACCGTACCAGATGGTGAAGGATTTGAGGACCGGCGAGCAGACCAGCGATGTGCAGGACGTGCTGGATGGCGGGCTGGATGCGTTTATCAGCGCGTTTTTGAAGGGTAAAAAGCGTACGGACATTGACGATGACGACGTTGAATAA